One segment of Mycolicibacterium sp. YH-1 DNA contains the following:
- a CDS encoding MlaE family ABC transporter permease yields the protein MVALRATYPRLTRAVTRPVGVLSRIGDQTLFFGRAIGGTPHAAVHFRKEIVRLIAEISMGAGVLAMIGGTLVIVGFLTLATGGTLAVQGYSSLGNIGIEALTGFLAAFINVRISAPVVAGIGLAATFGAGVTAQLGAMRINEEIDALESMGIRPIEYLVSTRLVAGMIAITPLYSIAVILSFMASRFTTVVLFGQSGGLYDHYFGTFLNPIDLLWSFFQALLMALSILLVHTYYGYYATGGPSGVGVAVGNAVRTSLIIVVSVTLLVSLAVYGSNGNFNLSG from the coding sequence ATCGTGGCGCTTCGAGCGACGTATCCGCGTTTGACCCGGGCGGTGACACGTCCGGTTGGTGTGTTGTCGCGGATCGGGGATCAGACGCTGTTCTTTGGTCGGGCCATCGGTGGGACTCCGCATGCCGCGGTGCACTTCCGCAAGGAGATTGTGCGGTTGATCGCTGAGATCTCCATGGGTGCTGGTGTGTTGGCGATGATCGGCGGCACGCTGGTGATTGTCGGGTTCTTGACGTTGGCCACTGGTGGCACGCTGGCGGTGCAGGGTTACTCCTCGCTGGGCAATATCGGTATCGAGGCGTTGACGGGGTTTTTGGCGGCGTTCATCAATGTGCGGATCTCGGCGCCGGTGGTGGCTGGGATCGGGTTGGCGGCGACGTTTGGTGCCGGGGTGACCGCGCAGTTGGGGGCGATGCGGATCAACGAGGAGATCGACGCGTTGGAGTCGATGGGGATCCGGCCGATCGAGTATCTGGTGTCGACGCGGTTGGTGGCGGGGATGATCGCGATCACTCCGCTGTACTCGATCGCGGTGATCTTGTCGTTCATGGCGTCTCGGTTCACCACGGTGGTGTTGTTCGGTCAGTCCGGGGGGCTCTATGACCATTACTTCGGGACGTTTCTGAATCCGATCGATCTGTTGTGGTCGTTCTTTCAGGCGTTGTTGATGGCGCTGTCGATCCTGTTGGTGCACACCTATTACGGCTACTACGCCACCGGCGGGCCCTCGGGGGTCGGGGTGGCCGTGGGTAACGCGGTGCGCACCTCCCTGATCATCGTGGTCTCGGTGACCCTGCTGGTCTCACTTGCCGTCTACGGCTCCAACGGCAACTTCAACCTGTCGGGATAG